The proteins below come from a single Ruegeria sp. THAF33 genomic window:
- a CDS encoding alpha/beta fold hydrolase has protein sequence MAATDFLETPQGRRLAYHKTEGAGPTIVFLGGLKSDMEGTKAVHLEAWAQARGQSFLRFDYSGHGESSGAFTEGCIGDWHQDTLAAVKALTDGPLIVVGSSMGGWQALLLAKVMPARIAGMVTIAAAPDFTEDGYWASFSDAQKAALDTVGHVELPSDYMEPYIITKRMIEDGRQNLVLRGALDLPFPVRFLQGTADTAVSTETAVRLLEHAAGPDMRLLLVKGADHRFSDEKCLGLIETAVLDVLGEA, from the coding sequence ATGGCAGCGACGGATTTTCTGGAGACGCCGCAGGGGCGGCGACTGGCTTATCACAAGACCGAAGGGGCAGGACCGACCATCGTTTTTCTGGGCGGGCTCAAATCGGACATGGAAGGCACCAAGGCCGTGCATCTGGAAGCCTGGGCACAGGCGCGGGGGCAATCGTTCTTGCGGTTCGATTATTCCGGCCACGGCGAAAGCTCGGGCGCGTTCACCGAGGGCTGTATCGGTGACTGGCATCAGGACACATTGGCTGCGGTAAAGGCATTGACGGACGGACCTTTGATCGTGGTTGGCTCATCAATGGGGGGATGGCAGGCATTGCTGCTGGCCAAGGTCATGCCCGCGCGAATTGCAGGCATGGTCACAATCGCCGCCGCGCCGGATTTCACCGAGGACGGGTATTGGGCTTCGTTCAGCGACGCACAAAAGGCTGCGCTGGACACTGTCGGCCATGTCGAGCTGCCGTCCGACTATATGGAACCCTATATCATCACCAAGCGCATGATCGAAGACGGACGCCAGAATTTGGTTCTGCGGGGCGCTCTGGATCTGCCGTTCCCGGTTCGGTTTCTGCAAGGCACCGCAGACACGGCGGTTTCGACCGAAACAGCCGTGCGGCTGCTGGAACATGCTGCGGGTCCTGACATGCGGCTGCTGTTGGTCAAGGGGGCTGATCATCGCTTCTCGGACGAGAAGTGCCTGGGTTTGATCGAGACCGCGGTACTTGACGTGTTGGGAGAAGCCTGA